One genomic region from Evansella sp. LMS18 encodes:
- a CDS encoding ATP-grasp domain-containing protein codes for MNKESNMKADNSLSELKPSISIAEIYGDNLIYNPRPSLDEHGHFAENPVINEIITGREISIMGNTPIICCEAVATAPAVDCLEKAGLLIPPVRYTYRSEEEYLKLLKHFTKQNQKLIIQHPHPDNQVPASLYWIDPAIPRFLNDKKSIDKLVPEEYCLSRKPLSYEKLAEQITNNSLTAPVVLKTGDGEPTAGGFGVKICKTPQDMQEALTFFSDVEEVIAEQYVNYNSNICIQFASSADGEIKYLGNSEQIVTEDGNHKGSWLNVNHEKLPAAVSAGEKIMRVAQEKGYVGVAGFDVIFDNEKFYFIDLNFRLNASTGGLLLFESITRQYGINNPEVRLHSFSFEKKFDELISLLEYSVKEQLFTPLSIFNSEHSDYKNRDYRVTGLIIGTSRDEVSAKITRLQNEGITP; via the coding sequence GTGACAATCTCATTTATAATCCAAGGCCTTCTCTTGACGAACACGGCCATTTCGCTGAGAATCCAGTGATTAACGAAATAATCACCGGAAGGGAAATTAGTATAATGGGAAACACGCCGATTATCTGTTGCGAAGCCGTGGCAACAGCACCTGCTGTCGATTGTCTGGAAAAAGCAGGGCTCCTTATCCCTCCCGTTCGGTATACGTACAGATCTGAAGAGGAATATTTGAAACTGCTGAAACATTTTACAAAACAAAACCAGAAACTGATTATCCAGCATCCCCACCCGGACAACCAGGTACCTGCTTCCCTTTACTGGATAGACCCTGCAATACCCAGGTTTCTCAACGATAAGAAGAGCATTGATAAACTAGTTCCTGAAGAGTATTGTTTATCGAGAAAACCCCTCTCTTATGAAAAACTGGCTGAGCAAATCACAAATAATTCCCTTACCGCTCCTGTTGTACTAAAAACAGGCGACGGAGAGCCTACTGCAGGCGGCTTTGGCGTTAAAATATGCAAAACTCCCCAGGACATGCAGGAAGCATTGACATTCTTTTCCGACGTTGAGGAAGTGATTGCTGAGCAGTATGTTAATTACAACAGTAATATTTGCATTCAGTTTGCCTCTTCTGCTGATGGAGAAATCAAATACCTTGGGAATTCCGAACAAATAGTGACAGAAGACGGCAATCATAAAGGAAGCTGGCTGAATGTAAATCATGAAAAACTGCCGGCTGCTGTTTCTGCAGGCGAAAAAATAATGAGAGTTGCACAGGAAAAAGGATATGTTGGTGTCGCTGGCTTTGACGTGATTTTTGATAACGAGAAATTTTACTTCATTGATTTAAATTTCCGGTTAAATGCCTCAACCGGAGGCCTCCTGTTGTTTGAAAGCATCACCCGGCAATACGGCATAAATAATCCGGAAGTCAGACTGCATTCCTTCAGTTTCGAAAAAAAGTTCGATGAACTGATAAGCCTTCTTGAATACAGTGTAAAAGAGCAATTATTCACCCCTTTAAGTATTTTCAACTCTGAACACAGTGATTATAAAAACAGGGATTACAGAGTCACCGGCTTGATTATTGGCACATCAAGAGATGAGGTATCAGCTAAAATTACCCGGCTTCAAAACGAAGGTATTACGCCTTAA